A region from the Naumannella halotolerans genome encodes:
- a CDS encoding helix-turn-helix transcriptional regulator, translated as MKASRLLHLLLLLQTRQRITTGELAERLGVSRRTVLRDVEALSAAGVPVYAERGRNGGIVLLPGARLNASHLDPPELEALSVAGLDSAQLERLGLSAVWESATRKIAARQVATPEDPNPLRLAELVLVDSTAWFAEPASAIDISGLASALRHRRRMRIRYRSAEAAHRETGAREHHLPPTHEPFRPGQTHPGYADPRGVRCGPGILHRRRRLPRPRVGTPTPAVR; from the coding sequence ATGAAGGCCTCGAGGCTGCTGCATCTGCTGCTGCTCCTGCAGACCCGCCAGCGGATCACCACCGGCGAGCTCGCCGAGCGCTTGGGAGTGTCCCGGCGGACGGTGCTGCGCGACGTCGAGGCGCTCTCGGCAGCTGGGGTGCCGGTCTATGCCGAGCGAGGACGCAACGGCGGGATCGTCCTGCTGCCGGGTGCGCGACTCAATGCGTCCCATCTGGACCCACCGGAGCTGGAGGCCCTCTCCGTGGCCGGTTTGGACTCGGCGCAGCTCGAGCGCCTGGGCCTGTCAGCGGTATGGGAGTCGGCCACGCGCAAGATCGCCGCCCGGCAGGTCGCCACCCCCGAGGACCCGAATCCGCTGCGACTGGCCGAGCTGGTGCTGGTGGACAGCACTGCCTGGTTCGCCGAACCAGCCTCAGCGATCGATATCTCCGGTCTCGCCTCGGCCCTGCGTCACCGACGCCGGATGCGGATCCGGTACCGCAGCGCTGAAGCAGCACACAGAGAGACAGGGGCGCGTGAGCATCACCTTCCGCCTACCCACGAACCGTTTCGACCTGGCCAAACGCATCCTGGGTACGCGGATCCGCGAGGTGTTCGATGCGGACCAGGGATTCTGCACCGCCGTCGTCGGCTACCCCGACCTCGAGTCGGTACGCCAACTCCTGCAGTTCGGTGA